One window of the Limibacillus sp. genome contains the following:
- a CDS encoding alpha/beta hydrolase — MNEIIYRSYDRDALDAQLNNRERVPQFEEYFQRWRAESDKVAGAHELRGDLAYGPSPGERIDLLPAEGPGPSPLLIFVHGGWWQTLDKADFLFPAPAFLKRGIAYASVNYDLAPKADIPEIVEQVRRAVAWLSRNAPDHGIDPDRIFLTGHSAGGHLAVCCLTAHWPAYGFEQTPVKGCLSISGIYDLTPIPLSYQQPVLRVTPEAVAACSPRFQPPKEAPPLICAVGATESEEFLDQQAEFIADWRAAGLSVEEVALPGRDHFSAVDALVEEDHPLLLATLSMIAR; from the coding sequence ATGAACGAGATCATCTACCGCAGCTACGACCGGGATGCCCTGGACGCCCAGCTGAACAACCGTGAGCGCGTGCCGCAGTTCGAGGAGTACTTCCAGCGCTGGCGCGCCGAAAGCGACAAGGTCGCCGGAGCCCATGAGCTGCGCGGCGACCTCGCCTACGGCCCGTCCCCCGGCGAGCGCATCGACCTGCTGCCTGCTGAAGGGCCCGGGCCCAGCCCCTTGCTGATCTTCGTGCACGGCGGCTGGTGGCAGACCCTCGACAAGGCAGACTTCCTCTTTCCTGCCCCTGCGTTCCTCAAGCGCGGCATCGCCTACGCCTCGGTCAACTACGACCTCGCGCCCAAGGCCGATATCCCGGAGATCGTCGAACAGGTGCGCCGGGCGGTGGCCTGGCTCAGCCGCAATGCGCCGGACCATGGCATCGACCCCGACCGGATCTTTCTCACCGGCCACTCGGCGGGCGGGCATCTGGCGGTCTGCTGCCTGACGGCGCACTGGCCCGCCTACGGGTTCGAGCAGACGCCGGTGAAGGGCTGCCTCTCGATCTCGGGCATTTACGACCTGACGCCGATTCCGCTTTCCTATCAGCAGCCGGTCCTGAGAGTGACGCCGGAGGCGGTCGCCGCCTGCAGTCCGCGCTTCCAGCCGCCCAAGGAAGCCCCGCCTCTGATCTGCGCGGTCGGAGCAACCGAGAGCGAGGAGTTCCTGGATCAGCAGGCGGAGTTCATCGCCGACTGGCGGGCGGCCGGGCTTTCGGTTGAGGAGGTCGCGCTGCCCGGCCGCGACCACTTCTCGGCGGTCGACGCCCTGGTCGAAGAAGACCACCCGCTGCTTTTGGCCACCCTCTCCATGATCGCGCGCTGA